A genomic segment from Fusobacterium sp. encodes:
- a CDS encoding ABC transporter substrate-binding protein: MKKKIIALFMMLFFITTVYSEDVITFVFPDGLPALSIVKMINDDKKISGKKIDYKLEKISESLVMNFLKKESDIGIVPSNLAGQLYNKNLNYKIIGTVGWGSFYIVSREDIKSIKNLKGKKIYTIGKGLTPDIILQTILKENGIIPDKDLEINYLSGGNELAPMYLAGKIDTIMVSEPILSKIISKDSKSKINFDMNDEWKKVFKNDIGFPQSTLIVKESLIKEEPEFVSAFINELESSIEFIYSENPAKEKYIIESKITIDLSVLDEILKRVNIKFISADNSRETYQLYFENIEKINSKAIGGKIPDEKIFISK, encoded by the coding sequence ATGAAAAAAAAAATAATAGCTCTCTTTATGATGCTTTTTTTTATTACAACAGTATATTCAGAAGATGTAATCACATTTGTATTTCCTGATGGACTGCCAGCTCTTAGTATTGTAAAAATGATAAATGATGATAAAAAAATATCTGGAAAGAAAATAGATTATAAATTGGAAAAGATATCAGAATCTCTTGTAATGAACTTTTTAAAAAAAGAAAGTGATATTGGTATTGTTCCATCTAATCTTGCAGGGCAGTTATATAATAAAAATCTTAATTATAAAATAATCGGAACTGTAGGATGGGGCTCTTTTTATATAGTGAGCAGAGAGGATATAAAAAGTATAAAAAATTTAAAAGGAAAAAAAATATATACAATAGGTAAGGGATTAACTCCAGATATAATACTTCAAACGATACTAAAGGAAAATGGAATAATTCCAGACAAAGATTTAGAAATAAACTACTTATCTGGAGGAAATGAATTAGCTCCTATGTATCTTGCAGGAAAAATAGATACAATTATGGTTTCAGAACCTATATTAAGTAAAATAATTTCAAAAGATAGTAAAAGTAAAATAAATTTTGATATGAATGATGAGTGGAAAAAAGTATTTAAAAATGATATAGGTTTTCCTCAGTCTACTCTAATTGTAAAAGAAAGTCTTATTAAAGAAGAACCAGAATTTGTATCAGCATTTATAAATGAGTTAGAAAGTAGTATAGAATTTATCTATAGTGAAAATCCAGCAAAAGAAAAATATATAATAGAATCAAAAATAACTATTGATTTAAGTGTTTTAGACGAAATACTAAAAAGAGTAAATATAAAATTTATATCAGCTGATAACAGCAGAGAAACATATCAATTATATTTTGAAAATATTGAAAAGATAAATAGCAAAGCAATTGGAGGAAAAATTCCAGATGAAAAAATATTTATTTCAAAGTAG